The following proteins come from a genomic window of Vallitaleaceae bacterium 9-2:
- a CDS encoding type II CAAX endopeptidase family protein, whose product MYSTIRGNRFSLFFLIFYLSGSFLVMSLLAIVYPPIKDNILLSIAATQLILVFLPTILYLLFVKLPITKTLRLYPTKPINLLFSFLIGFLSIPTVMLINLLSQFIVSPVINETLKSLPSEPFGYSLLVIAVFPAIFEEMATRGIFLSHYRHTRILTASLMSGLFFGIIHMNLNQFLYAFFLGTLFSIILHITGSIICPMIMHFVVNGVNLGLSYIAAHPIIQELSDASQVNLDAIEQTEALLMALPGVIIMVLVTLPLLLLLIYALIHINNKMALLKENAISSDFFPHEKIFQTVEKQPIFTLPFAATLFIFISFSIYLEVSRYL is encoded by the coding sequence ATGTATTCAACCATTCGCGGAAACCGCTTCTCTCTTTTTTTTCTTATATTTTATTTATCCGGCAGCTTTCTTGTGATGAGCTTATTGGCTATTGTCTATCCACCCATTAAAGACAACATCCTCTTAAGTATTGCAGCTACACAGCTTATTCTCGTATTTTTACCTACGATTCTTTATTTGCTTTTTGTCAAGCTTCCTATCACAAAAACTCTACGATTATACCCGACTAAACCTATCAATCTACTCTTTTCGTTTTTGATTGGTTTTTTAAGCATACCTACCGTTATGCTCATTAATTTACTCAGCCAATTTATTGTTAGCCCCGTAATTAATGAGACGCTTAAGTCCCTACCTTCTGAACCCTTTGGATATTCACTACTGGTTATTGCTGTATTCCCTGCAATTTTTGAAGAAATGGCAACCCGTGGAATATTCTTAAGCCATTATCGTCATACACGCATATTGACAGCTTCATTAATGAGCGGCTTGTTCTTTGGCATCATTCACATGAATTTGAATCAATTTTTATATGCATTCTTTTTGGGAACACTCTTTTCGATTATTCTGCATATAACCGGTTCAATCATCTGTCCAATGATTATGCATTTTGTAGTGAACGGCGTTAATCTGGGTCTTTCCTATATTGCCGCTCACCCTATAATCCAAGAACTTTCCGATGCCAGTCAAGTCAATCTTGATGCTATCGAACAAACAGAAGCTCTCTTAATGGCACTTCCGGGTGTTATTATTATGGTCCTTGTCACACTTCCTTTGCTTTTACTGCTTATATATGCGCTTATACATATTAATAACAAAATGGCACTTCTAAAAGAAAATGCCATTTCTTCTGATTTTTTCCCTCATGAAAAAATATTTCAAACTGTGGAAAAACAACCAATATTTACCCTTCCATTTGCTGCTACTCTTTTTATCTTTATCAGCTTTTCAATTTATCTAGAAGTATCACGTTATTTATAA
- the typA gene encoding translational GTPase TypA, which translates to MREKKIINIAVIAHVDAGKSTLVDAMLAQSGVFSGHEEVVDCVMDSNDIERERGITIYSKNCSISYKDYKINIVDTPGHADFSSEVERIIKTVDTAILLVDSSEGPMPQTRFVLQKALERGLCPILLINKIDKKDERAEHVVDMTFDLFAELGAHDEQLDFPILYGVARDGIVRNEMDDDNMDIVPLFEKIIEHVTPYPNKDEEPLQLQVSALGYDEYIGRLGIGRVQRGVLHPGDVVSVAKRDGSVVRAKIGKAFINVGLNRVEATEVVSGDIVTISGISDISIGETICSENQVEPLPMIEIEEPTLSMNFYVNNSPFAGLSGKFVTTRHIKARLEKELETNVGLRVEEIPGTDAYKVSGRGELHLSILLENMRREGYELSVSKPEVLLHEDENGKKQEPYEKVIITAPDQYVGTVIAKLNERKGLMEFMHAENGYTKIEYIVPTRGLLGYRSEFINDTRGEGIMVRSFDSYGDYVGFIPSRINGVLISQENGSTMAYSLFNLSERGKLFIGPAVDVYEGMIIGLNNRNDDMVVNPCKNKKLTNTRSSGADEAIKLLKPKEFTLEEALEFIEDDEWVEITPDAIRLRKKYLNTHERNKFNKTRASS; encoded by the coding sequence ATGAGAGAAAAAAAAATAATCAATATTGCTGTTATTGCCCACGTTGATGCAGGAAAATCAACACTAGTCGATGCAATGTTAGCCCAAAGCGGTGTTTTTTCAGGACACGAAGAAGTGGTTGATTGCGTCATGGATAGCAATGATATTGAACGAGAACGCGGTATTACGATTTATTCTAAAAACTGTTCGATTTCCTACAAAGATTACAAAATAAATATAGTAGACACACCAGGACATGCCGATTTTTCATCGGAAGTAGAGCGTATCATTAAGACAGTGGATACGGCTATTTTGTTGGTGGACTCAAGTGAAGGACCTATGCCTCAGACACGTTTTGTACTACAAAAAGCGTTGGAAAGAGGGTTATGTCCGATATTGTTGATTAATAAAATTGATAAAAAAGACGAACGAGCAGAGCATGTTGTTGACATGACATTTGACTTGTTTGCTGAACTAGGTGCACATGATGAGCAATTAGATTTTCCAATTCTTTATGGTGTGGCAAGAGATGGTATTGTTCGTAATGAAATGGATGATGACAATATGGACATTGTTCCGTTATTTGAAAAAATCATTGAGCATGTTACCCCTTACCCAAATAAAGATGAAGAGCCGCTACAACTACAAGTATCAGCCCTTGGATATGATGAATATATCGGTCGCTTAGGGATTGGACGTGTCCAACGAGGCGTCTTGCACCCAGGAGACGTTGTCAGTGTTGCAAAACGTGATGGCTCAGTTGTGCGGGCTAAAATCGGAAAAGCGTTTATTAATGTTGGCTTAAACCGAGTTGAAGCAACAGAGGTTGTTTCAGGTGATATTGTGACTATTTCAGGTATCAGCGACATATCTATCGGTGAAACGATCTGTAGTGAAAACCAAGTTGAACCGTTACCAATGATTGAGATTGAAGAACCTACATTGTCGATGAACTTCTATGTCAACAATTCTCCTTTTGCCGGTCTAAGCGGTAAATTCGTAACGACACGTCACATTAAAGCGCGTCTAGAAAAAGAGTTGGAAACCAATGTTGGGTTACGTGTTGAAGAGATCCCAGGAACAGATGCATATAAAGTATCGGGCCGAGGAGAGTTACACTTATCTATTTTATTGGAAAATATGCGTCGCGAAGGCTATGAGCTTAGTGTGTCCAAACCAGAAGTATTATTACATGAAGATGAGAATGGTAAAAAGCAAGAGCCTTATGAAAAAGTTATTATTACAGCACCTGATCAATATGTAGGTACTGTTATTGCCAAGCTAAATGAACGTAAGGGCTTGATGGAATTTATGCATGCAGAAAATGGATATACAAAAATTGAGTATATCGTTCCTACCCGAGGTCTATTAGGATATAGAAGTGAATTCATTAACGATACTCGAGGTGAAGGAATCATGGTACGGTCTTTTGACTCTTACGGTGATTATGTCGGCTTTATCCCATCACGTATTAACGGAGTGCTTATTTCTCAAGAAAATGGATCAACCATGGCATACTCGTTATTTAATTTAAGTGAGAGAGGAAAGCTCTTTATCGGTCCTGCAGTAGATGTATATGAAGGGATGATTATCGGATTAAACAACCGAAATGATGATATGGTTGTCAATCCATGTAAGAACAAAAAGCTAACCAATACTCGATCTTCAGGAGCAGATGAAGCCATAAAATTACTTAAACCCAAAGAGTTTACTTTGGAAGAAGCGCTAGAATTTATTGAAGATGACGAATGGGTAGAGATTACACCGGATGCAATTCGTCTTCGTAAAAAATATCTTAACACGCATGAGCGTAATAAGTTCAACAAAACACGTGCATCATCATAA
- a CDS encoding chromate transporter, with protein MFDKVIKLFMSFFKIGLFTFGGGFAMIPLIEKEIVDTRKWIHREDIIDLFAISQSIPGAVAINTATLVGYKVAGRIGAIVATAGVALPSIVIISLIAVFFREIADMKIVAWIFTGINAAVILLIFHAAIRMGKVAVKDWITGILFVVTVIVVIFTNISPIILIVAGGIIGAGLFYLEKGEHE; from the coding sequence ATGTTTGACAAAGTTATAAAATTATTTATGTCGTTTTTTAAAATTGGTCTATTCACATTTGGTGGTGGATTTGCCATGATTCCATTAATTGAAAAAGAGATTGTTGACACAAGAAAGTGGATTCACAGAGAAGATATCATTGACCTGTTTGCCATTAGCCAATCGATTCCTGGAGCCGTTGCAATTAATACAGCAACACTGGTTGGCTATAAAGTCGCGGGAAGAATTGGAGCAATTGTTGCAACCGCTGGAGTAGCACTACCCTCAATTGTTATTATTTCGCTTATTGCAGTATTTTTTCGTGAGATTGCAGATATGAAAATTGTTGCCTGGATTTTTACAGGTATTAATGCTGCAGTTATTCTTCTTATCTTTCACGCAGCAATACGTATGGGAAAAGTTGCAGTCAAGGATTGGATAACGGGAATACTTTTTGTTGTTACGGTTATTGTTGTTATCTTTACAAATATCAGCCCGATTATTCTCATTGTTGCAGGCGGTATCATAGGAGCTGGATTGTTCTATCTAGAGAAAGGAGAACATGAATGA
- the trmB gene encoding tRNA (guanosine(46)-N7)-methyltransferase TrmB translates to MRLRNIEGSIEAVEEHRCVVNDPKTYRGRWNTLFGNTHPIEIEIGMGKGDFIIENALRYPEKNFIGIEKFSAVLYRATEKIDMREELPNLVFLRFDAIDIHEVFGKDEIQKIYLNFSDPWPKDRWAKRRLTYHKYLEKYAMFLDKEGSLEFKTDNNALFEFSLEEIRHSQFQLVEMTRDLHRSDYKPDNIMTEYETRFLKQNKKINYMKLIYK, encoded by the coding sequence ATGCGATTAAGAAACATAGAAGGATCGATTGAAGCAGTAGAGGAGCATCGATGTGTTGTCAATGATCCTAAAACCTACAGAGGAAGATGGAATACACTTTTTGGCAATACACATCCGATTGAAATAGAAATTGGTATGGGTAAAGGAGATTTTATTATTGAAAATGCCCTTCGTTATCCTGAAAAAAACTTTATCGGTATTGAAAAGTTTTCAGCAGTTTTATACCGGGCAACTGAAAAAATAGATATGCGAGAAGAGCTTCCAAACCTTGTCTTTTTAAGATTTGATGCCATCGATATTCATGAAGTCTTTGGAAAAGATGAAATCCAAAAAATCTATTTGAATTTTTCGGATCCATGGCCAAAAGATCGATGGGCTAAGCGTAGGTTAACGTATCACAAATACTTGGAAAAATATGCAATGTTTTTAGATAAAGAAGGTAGTCTTGAATTTAAAACAGATAACAATGCATTGTTCGAGTTTTCTCTAGAGGAAATTAGACATTCACAGTTCCAACTTGTAGAAATGACACGAGATTTACATCGGTCAGACTACAAGCCGGATAATATTATGACAGAATATGAAACACGATTTTTAAAACAAAACAAAAAGATTAATTATATGAAGCTCATTTATAAATAA
- a CDS encoding chromate transporter — MIFLDLFVAFFKIGLFSFGGGYAMIPLISEEIANHGWMNEAQFLQIIGIAEMTPGSIAINAATFIGFQTAGPVGAIVASLGVLLPSLLIILFVSAFFFKYSRHPLMKKIFFGIRPVVTGLIFSAGILIAKEVIFEVRTLIVLGVLLVVIKFVKIHPILLIVLAGCSGIIVNIF; from the coding sequence ATGATTTTTTTAGACTTATTTGTTGCTTTTTTTAAGATTGGACTGTTTAGCTTTGGTGGTGGATATGCTATGATCCCTCTGATTTCGGAAGAAATTGCTAATCATGGATGGATGAATGAGGCGCAATTTTTACAGATTATTGGTATAGCAGAGATGACGCCTGGCTCCATTGCAATTAATGCTGCAACGTTTATCGGTTTTCAAACGGCAGGTCCAGTAGGGGCGATTGTGGCTAGCTTGGGTGTATTATTACCTTCTTTGTTAATTATTCTCTTTGTATCGGCATTCTTCTTTAAGTATAGCCGCCATCCATTAATGAAAAAAATCTTTTTTGGAATACGTCCTGTTGTGACAGGCCTGATTTTTTCGGCAGGAATATTGATTGCCAAAGAGGTAATTTTTGAAGTGCGTACATTAATCGTATTAGGTGTTTTGCTTGTTGTTATTAAATTTGTAAAGATTCATCCGATTTTATTAATTGTATTAGCAGGATGTAGCGGAATCATTGTAAATATATTCTGA
- a CDS encoding ECF transporter S component gives MKKENVNIQKIVMMGMLIALSAIGSMVKIQGSIAFDSLAAFLGALVLGPFYGGIIGVVGHLLSSYLTGFALTLPVHILVAAMMFVSCWAFGQVYTRLDHHFNFHINSLAAILVAVILNGPVSLAIAALYMQTFVGIPFLGVFLPMIIPLTLTALLNIVLAVIVFKILEKTRLWERK, from the coding sequence ATGAAAAAGGAAAATGTCAACATTCAAAAAATTGTTATGATGGGAATGCTTATTGCATTGTCAGCCATTGGATCCATGGTGAAAATCCAAGGTTCTATTGCATTTGATTCACTAGCGGCGTTTTTGGGAGCGCTTGTACTTGGACCATTCTATGGTGGAATCATAGGAGTTGTTGGTCATCTGTTATCTTCTTATTTAACGGGGTTTGCATTGACATTGCCTGTACATATACTTGTAGCGGCGATGATGTTTGTAAGCTGTTGGGCTTTTGGACAAGTCTATACGCGTTTGGATCATCATTTTAATTTCCATATTAATAGCTTAGCAGCGATACTTGTTGCGGTAATCCTTAATGGACCGGTTTCTTTAGCTATCGCCGCTTTATATATGCAAACCTTCGTTGGAATTCCTTTCCTAGGGGTGTTCTTGCCTATGATTATTCCGTTGACATTGACTGCGTTACTCAACATCGTTTTGGCGGTGATCGTTTTTAAAATACTGGAAAAAACCAGATTGTGGGAGCGAAAATAA
- the cobS gene encoding adenosylcobinamide-GDP ribazoletransferase, with product MKKNYRSLILMLTFLTRIPFPMSFEFNKEDYARGIFYFPVIGALIGGLLLPLILIQPYVPERIFPFISIILYVCIVGGIHIDGIGDLFDGIFSARDQKRMLEIMSDSHIGAFGVVGMILYFLGMYVGLLEVAQLEEFALILFCMPLVGRSIALISAGFSRYAKDDGLGKAVVDRVKPKDAIVVAIFLVGICVWFAPMIGLSVGMTLMLMLFITWRIHRILDGITGDVLGALVEISQVIFVIVTSILIRI from the coding sequence ATGAAAAAGAATTACCGTTCCCTAATTTTAATGCTAACATTTCTAACACGTATCCCATTTCCAATGTCGTTTGAATTTAATAAAGAAGATTATGCACGAGGTATATTTTATTTTCCGGTAATAGGCGCACTTATTGGTGGGCTATTGTTACCGCTTATACTCATACAGCCCTATGTTCCGGAGAGGATATTCCCCTTCATAAGCATAATCTTATATGTGTGTATTGTTGGAGGGATTCATATTGATGGAATCGGAGATTTGTTTGACGGCATTTTTAGTGCAAGAGATCAAAAACGTATGCTGGAGATTATGAGTGATAGCCATATAGGTGCTTTTGGCGTTGTAGGTATGATTTTATATTTTCTGGGTATGTATGTCGGTCTTTTAGAGGTTGCCCAATTGGAAGAATTTGCGCTAATCTTGTTTTGTATGCCATTGGTTGGACGAAGCATTGCTTTGATTAGTGCAGGGTTTAGTCGCTATGCCAAAGACGACGGGTTAGGAAAAGCCGTAGTGGACCGAGTAAAACCGAAGGATGCCATAGTGGTTGCTATTTTTCTTGTGGGTATATGCGTATGGTTTGCGCCTATGATTGGGTTAAGCGTGGGCATGACTCTAATGCTGATGCTTTTTATCACATGGCGTATACATAGGATACTTGATGGGATTACAGGGGATGTTCTTGGGGCTTTAGTAGAGATAAGTCAAGTTATCTTTGTTATCGTAACGAGTATATTGATAAGGATATAG
- a CDS encoding selenophosphate synthase, whose product MQVIRYGDLQLILFGSEYLVIACDSSGGIGNKEGDQLQVDPEIAGYYAAFVPLIECMAVRGEVISLIDTLSVEMVPTGERIIHGIKKAVSEAGCLAEQITGSTEDNIETKMTGIGVTVIGKVAKERVDRPLNSANKKVYLVGKPKVGQELFEEEILGKMGEVLTLEIMQQLIRQPFIEQLLPIGSKGIVHEIQVLEKRYGHTITMDNKEIDVNKSAGPATCLLITVDATECEHLEKIKQRIPVTYIGRFKE is encoded by the coding sequence ATGCAAGTAATACGATATGGTGATCTTCAATTGATTTTGTTTGGTTCAGAATATTTGGTTATTGCTTGTGATAGTTCAGGAGGCATTGGAAACAAAGAAGGGGATCAATTACAGGTTGACCCTGAGATCGCAGGTTATTATGCGGCGTTTGTTCCTTTAATTGAATGTATGGCAGTTCGAGGAGAAGTCATTAGTCTGATTGATACACTTTCAGTGGAAATGGTTCCTACGGGAGAACGCATCATTCATGGAATAAAAAAAGCAGTCAGCGAAGCAGGGTGCTTGGCGGAACAAATCACAGGATCTACAGAGGATAATATAGAAACGAAGATGACAGGTATTGGCGTAACCGTGATTGGTAAAGTTGCCAAAGAACGGGTTGATAGACCTCTTAATTCAGCGAACAAAAAAGTCTATTTAGTGGGTAAACCTAAAGTAGGCCAAGAACTTTTTGAAGAGGAAATCCTTGGAAAAATGGGAGAGGTATTAACGCTAGAGATTATGCAGCAATTAATACGCCAGCCCTTTATAGAACAATTGTTGCCCATAGGATCTAAAGGGATTGTTCATGAGATTCAAGTGTTAGAAAAACGATATGGACATACGATTACTATGGATAACAAGGAAATTGATGTGAATAAGTCGGCTGGTCCGGCAACCTGTCTGTTGATAACAGTGGACGCGACAGAATGTGAACACTTAGAAAAAATAAAACAAAGAATACCGGTTACATATATTGGCCGTTTCAAGGAGTAG
- a CDS encoding ROK family protein: MLSSQIFTTLSNDAKNLFIYIQKNGPLTKKMLSEALNIKLTTLNRLLKPLFEHHLLKVTDYISQTGGRPSGLIDVNPMQYGCIGLDISRLYINIIFTNLKLDILYQTQLTVDETMKPTRLYEELNTFIQTVRTLYQTSHPDILGIGIGCVGPIDETTGFLLHPERFPSSHFNHVDLKHSIAKATGYMTYIASGSQLALLAEVTFGVAKHYHHVAYVNFGVGIRNATAIQGQPLLMYNSHEDAFSKMLLDHDMTIDDYASLYALRKSHLDNKKKAHTIISTTPLSLDQLTHSADMTAMGLSNYIRLLSLDCIILSGPLIKESDVFYQTVYEKTLEYLSSSSHLQVHFSRGGSFDHNSIALGSAYHLIVQLFL, from the coding sequence ATGCTATCTTCACAAATATTCACCACTTTATCCAATGACGCAAAAAATCTTTTTATATATATTCAAAAAAATGGTCCTTTAACCAAGAAAATGCTTAGTGAAGCACTCAATATTAAATTAACCACACTGAATCGACTACTAAAGCCTTTATTTGAACATCATCTTCTTAAAGTTACCGATTACATCTCTCAAACCGGTGGGCGTCCTTCAGGTCTAATTGACGTGAATCCAATGCAATATGGGTGTATTGGACTTGATATTTCACGCCTATACATTAATATTATCTTTACAAACCTCAAGTTAGATATTTTATATCAGACACAGCTTACCGTTGATGAGACCATGAAGCCTACTCGGTTATATGAAGAGCTAAATACCTTTATCCAAACCGTCCGCACATTATATCAGACCTCTCATCCCGATATTTTAGGCATCGGCATTGGTTGCGTCGGTCCTATTGATGAAACCACCGGATTTCTTCTTCATCCCGAACGATTTCCTTCATCCCATTTTAATCATGTGGATTTGAAGCATTCAATCGCCAAAGCCACCGGTTATATGACTTATATTGCCAGTGGAAGTCAGCTTGCTTTACTTGCGGAAGTTACTTTTGGGGTTGCCAAACATTACCATCATGTTGCCTATGTAAATTTTGGGGTAGGAATACGTAATGCAACTGCTATACAGGGACAACCGCTTTTAATGTACAATTCTCATGAAGATGCTTTTTCCAAGATGCTCCTCGATCATGATATGACCATTGATGATTATGCGAGCCTATACGCCCTTAGAAAATCTCATCTAGACAACAAAAAAAAGGCGCATACTATTATAAGTACAACGCCTTTGTCTCTTGATCAATTGACCCATTCCGCCGATATGACCGCAATGGGTTTATCCAACTATATTCGTTTATTAAGCCTTGATTGTATCATCCTAAGCGGACCTCTCATAAAAGAATCTGATGTGTTCTATCAAACGGTATATGAGAAAACCCTTGAATACCTTAGCTCTTCTTCCCATCTTCAAGTGCATTTTAGTCGTGGTGGCTCATTTGACCATAACTCAATAGCACTTGGAAGTGCCTATCATCTCATTGTACAGCTGTTTTTATGA
- a CDS encoding histidine phosphatase family protein has protein sequence MKIIIIRHPQTTANQQKIIYGKNDYPYTQPGLLQIEHVLKYVTTTTIPDRIQVFSSPANRALGLAEPIAGSLDVSLQIEERLGEMNFGIFEGLTHQEAEKKYPSVYEDFLERFELTCIPGGESYSDFQQRVHAFVKMVQTIEATDTVDTCIIVTHGAVIREMLEKILELNPGGSWKFQINNGTIVELEKKTMGFVIQQILQVRHDEGED, from the coding sequence ATGAAAATTATTATTATTCGACACCCACAAACAACGGCAAATCAACAAAAAATCATATATGGAAAAAATGATTATCCATATACACAACCAGGGCTTTTACAAATAGAACATGTACTAAAGTATGTAACAACAACGACAATACCCGATCGGATACAAGTATTTTCCAGTCCTGCAAATCGTGCCCTAGGTTTGGCAGAACCAATTGCAGGAAGTTTAGACGTGTCCCTTCAAATCGAAGAACGACTAGGGGAGATGAATTTTGGGATTTTTGAAGGCTTGACTCATCAAGAAGCAGAAAAAAAGTATCCCTCGGTTTATGAAGACTTCCTAGAAAGGTTTGAATTGACATGCATCCCTGGAGGAGAATCCTATAGTGATTTTCAACAGCGGGTTCATGCATTTGTTAAGATGGTTCAAACGATAGAAGCGACAGATACAGTAGATACATGTATTATTGTTACGCATGGAGCAGTGATTCGTGAAATGCTGGAAAAGATTCTAGAGCTTAATCCGGGCGGGTCGTGGAAATTCCAGATAAACAATGGTACAATAGTAGAGTTGGAAAAAAAGACAATGGGTTTTGTTATTCAACAAATACTGCAGGTAAGACATGACGAAGGTGAGGATTAG
- a CDS encoding ISNCY family transposase gives MRKIELNMKEHHKYEIIKKLVETNGNKLNASIKIGCSVRHVNRMIAGYKANGKGYFQHGNKGRKPSITLDDETRQKILDLYRNKYYDANFSHFQELLAKYEHIQVSATTINNILSTEFILSPKANRKTKRRMKERLKAMKKMAKAKKDIKRIDTALVDIDDAHPRRPRCSFFGEMLQMDASIHQWYGQTKSQLHIAIDDATGSIVGAYFDEQETLNGYYNVFHQILSNYGIPYMFYTDRRTVFEYKQKRSASIEADTFTQFSYACHQLGVDIKTTSIPQAKGRVERLFQTLQSRLPVELRLKGVTTTKQANVFLNSYIKEYNAQFAIDSKHIKSVFEKQPPQEKINLILAVLSDRKIDNGHCIRYNKHYYMPTGRDGLPKHFYKGTKSLVIQAFDNQLYTSINDETYALRLIPEHEYSSINFDSLSKISEPKKQTIPPINHPWRQATFANFAKQQRHRIDFESACYTQEVLSN, from the coding sequence ATGCGAAAAATTGAACTTAACATGAAAGAACATCACAAATATGAAATTATCAAGAAACTTGTTGAAACTAACGGTAACAAACTCAATGCTTCCATCAAGATCGGCTGTTCCGTTCGCCATGTGAACCGAATGATTGCCGGCTACAAAGCAAACGGCAAAGGTTATTTCCAGCATGGTAACAAAGGGCGAAAGCCTAGCATCACACTTGATGACGAAACCCGTCAGAAGATTTTGGATCTCTACCGCAACAAGTACTATGATGCCAACTTCTCACATTTCCAAGAACTCTTGGCAAAGTACGAACATATTCAGGTTTCTGCCACAACCATCAACAACATTCTAAGTACCGAATTCATCCTATCACCCAAGGCCAACCGAAAAACCAAACGAAGGATGAAGGAAAGGCTCAAGGCTATGAAAAAAATGGCAAAAGCGAAAAAGGACATCAAAAGAATCGACACTGCCTTGGTCGACATCGATGATGCCCATCCCCGCCGTCCCCGCTGTTCCTTCTTTGGTGAAATGTTGCAGATGGACGCCTCCATCCACCAATGGTACGGTCAGACAAAGTCCCAACTTCACATCGCCATCGATGATGCTACTGGCTCTATTGTAGGCGCCTATTTCGACGAACAGGAGACACTTAACGGCTATTACAACGTATTCCATCAAATCCTATCCAATTATGGAATTCCCTATATGTTTTATACCGACCGACGCACTGTTTTTGAATACAAACAAAAAAGATCCGCTTCTATCGAAGCCGATACCTTCACTCAGTTCAGTTATGCTTGTCATCAGTTGGGAGTTGATATTAAGACCACCAGTATCCCCCAAGCCAAAGGTCGGGTTGAACGGTTGTTCCAGACTTTGCAATCACGCCTTCCAGTCGAACTTCGACTGAAAGGTGTGACAACGACTAAGCAAGCCAACGTATTCTTGAACTCCTACATAAAAGAATACAATGCTCAGTTCGCAATAGACTCCAAGCATATCAAAAGTGTCTTTGAAAAGCAACCCCCTCAGGAAAAAATTAACCTCATTCTTGCCGTGCTTTCTGACCGCAAAATCGATAATGGTCATTGCATCCGTTACAACAAGCATTATTACATGCCAACAGGTCGAGATGGTTTGCCTAAGCACTTTTATAAAGGTACTAAATCTCTAGTTATCCAAGCTTTCGATAACCAGCTCTATACTTCAATCAATGATGAAACCTATGCCCTAAGGCTCATTCCTGAACATGAATACTCTTCGATTAACTTTGACAGCCTATCAAAAATATCCGAGCCTAAGAAGCAAAC